From Neobacillus sp. PS2-9, the proteins below share one genomic window:
- the cax gene encoding calcium/proton exchanger, whose translation MTNKIFMLMTFIGVPLSIIGTLMHWSYIVLFIVYCLTIIALASYMGRATESLAIVAGPRIGGLLNATFGNAVELIISIFALKAGLVGVVLASLTGSVLGNLLLVAGLSFFIGGIKFKRQQFNVYDARHNSGLLMFAVIIAFVIPEVFAMNMNETKTLSLSIGISVILILLYLAALFFKLVTHRGVYQSNNENTAHEEEEPEWSKGKAIAILAIATVAVGYISEHLVHTFEYVGDTFGWSELFIGVIIVAIVGNAAEHASAIVMAFKNKMDIAVEIAIGSTLQVAMFVLPVLVLISLFFDSTMPLLFSWQELIAMVSSVLLMVVISNDGESNWFEGLTLLAAYVIMGIGFYLL comes from the coding sequence GTGACGAACAAAATCTTTATGCTGATGACATTCATTGGTGTTCCACTATCCATTATAGGAACGCTGATGCATTGGTCATATATTGTCTTATTTATTGTGTACTGTTTAACCATAATTGCTCTTGCAAGTTATATGGGAAGAGCAACAGAAAGTCTGGCTATAGTGGCTGGACCTCGAATCGGCGGTTTGTTAAATGCTACCTTTGGAAATGCCGTTGAGCTGATTATTTCAATATTCGCCTTGAAGGCGGGACTAGTGGGAGTGGTTCTAGCCTCCTTGACTGGTTCAGTGTTAGGGAATTTACTACTTGTCGCAGGATTGTCCTTTTTTATTGGCGGCATAAAATTCAAACGCCAGCAATTTAATGTGTATGATGCCCGCCATAATTCTGGTCTGCTAATGTTTGCAGTGATTATTGCCTTTGTTATTCCTGAGGTTTTCGCCATGAACATGAATGAAACAAAAACTCTTTCATTAAGTATTGGAATATCCGTTATTTTGATTCTTCTCTATTTGGCTGCCTTATTCTTTAAACTGGTAACGCACCGTGGCGTGTATCAGTCAAATAATGAGAATACTGCACATGAAGAAGAAGAGCCGGAATGGAGTAAAGGGAAAGCGATTGCTATACTAGCGATTGCCACAGTTGCGGTTGGATATATATCCGAACATCTTGTACATACCTTTGAATATGTAGGCGATACATTCGGCTGGTCTGAGTTGTTTATTGGGGTAATTATCGTAGCAATAGTAGGGAATGCAGCAGAACACGCTTCTGCGATTGTTATGGCCTTTAAAAATAAAATGGACATTGCAGTGGAAATTGCGATTGGTTCCACTCTGCAAGTGGCCATGTTTGTTTTACCAGTACTAGTTTTGATCTCATTGTTCTTTGATTCCACCATGCCGCTTTTATTTAGCTGGCAGGAATTAATCGCTATGGTTTCTTCGGTCCTTCTAATGGTCGTCATCTCCAACGACGGAGAATCGAATTGGTTTGAAGGATTAACATTGCTAGCAGCCTATGTGATCATGGGCATTGGGTTTTATCTACTCTAA
- a CDS encoding MFS transporter encodes MNKMYLRFWILVSIVAISGFSQGMLLPLIAVIFEKSGVSPSLNGLNATALYIGILLVSPFMEWPLRKFGYKPVIIFGGALVFLSLALFPLWKTFWFWFILRLLIGIGDHSLHFATQTWITSFSPPERRGRNISLYGLFFGIGFATGPLMTPLVNVNEALPFIASSILCLIGWAFVFLLKNELPEQEVSINSFLGTIKQFRKALKYGWVAFLPPFSYGFLESSLNGSFPVYALRMDMDVSSVSIVLSAFAIGSIITQLPLGMLSDQYGRRNILMTVLFLGFFSFTAASFMEHSVIGLFVTFFISGMVVGSTFSLGISYMTDLVPKKLLPTGNLLCGIFFSLGSLMGPIIGGLFIKYLQDVSFFYIISTMLLVLSVIIFSFGKKSYLLVEQQNS; translated from the coding sequence ATGAATAAAATGTATTTACGGTTTTGGATCTTGGTCAGTATTGTGGCCATTTCTGGTTTTTCCCAAGGAATGCTTTTGCCGCTGATTGCTGTTATTTTTGAAAAAAGTGGGGTTTCTCCTTCATTAAATGGATTAAATGCTACAGCACTTTATATTGGAATCCTGCTTGTCTCTCCGTTTATGGAATGGCCCTTAAGAAAATTTGGGTATAAACCGGTTATTATTTTCGGTGGCGCACTTGTCTTTCTATCCTTAGCCTTATTTCCTTTATGGAAGACCTTTTGGTTTTGGTTTATATTAAGATTACTGATTGGTATAGGGGACCACTCCCTCCATTTCGCAACTCAAACCTGGATTACTTCGTTTTCACCACCGGAAAGACGGGGACGAAATATCTCATTATACGGCTTATTTTTTGGAATTGGATTTGCCACAGGGCCTTTGATGACACCGTTAGTAAATGTAAATGAAGCCTTGCCCTTTATTGCCTCTTCCATTTTATGTTTGATTGGCTGGGCATTTGTCTTTCTTTTAAAAAATGAACTACCTGAACAAGAAGTGTCGATCAACTCTTTTCTAGGAACAATCAAGCAGTTTAGAAAAGCCTTAAAGTATGGTTGGGTGGCCTTCTTACCTCCCTTTTCTTATGGATTTCTGGAATCATCATTAAATGGGAGTTTTCCTGTTTATGCTTTACGAATGGACATGGATGTATCGAGTGTCTCGATTGTTTTATCTGCCTTTGCCATTGGAAGTATTATTACCCAGCTTCCGTTAGGGATGTTAAGTGATCAATACGGCCGGAGAAATATTTTAATGACGGTTCTCTTCCTTGGTTTTTTCAGTTTTACTGCTGCAAGCTTCATGGAGCATTCAGTTATCGGACTGTTTGTTACGTTTTTCATTTCAGGAATGGTTGTTGGGTCGACCTTCTCTCTTGGCATAAGTTATATGACCGACTTGGTACCAAAAAAACTTTTACCTACAGGAAACTTATTATGCGGCATTTTCTTCAGTCTAGGCAGCTTAATGGGGCCCATCATCGGCGGTTTATTTATTAAGTACCTGCAAGATGTAAGTTTCTTTTACATTATTAGTACAATGCTTTTAGTATTATCAGTCATCATCTTTTCTTTTGGTAAAAAATCCTATCTACTGGTTGAACAGCAAAATTCATAA
- a CDS encoding heavy metal translocating P-type ATPase — translation MSSEAKSLSKGIQEPSFLEKIKPHAELIAAGLSGVLIAAGWLLDHYGQGADSIVAYLLAFVIGGFAKAKEGIEATFEDKELNVEMLMIFAAVGSAIIGYWTEGAILIFIFAVSGALETYTMNKSHKEISSLMELQPEEALLISKGYEKRVPVSELVVGDHILIKPGERVPSDGMIIKGQTNIDEAAITGESMPVSKGEQTEVFAGTVNMTGSITVEVTKSSNDTLFQKIIQLVQSAQSEKSPSQLFIERFEGTYVKVVLLVVLAMFFIPHFLLGWSWHESFYRAMILLVVASPCALVASIMPATLSAISNGAKHGILVKGGVHLENLGHLGAIAFDKTGTLTKGTPEVTEVIVKDGLDKENLIWKAASIESHSNHPLAQAIVKYVKPNIKKELFHPDSLEDIPGWGVKAEINGEQWKIGKAAFVGKEAVDRFSGGKAKDLASQGNTLVFIEINGELSAMIALKDVVREETKIAIDHLKKQGIRTVMLTGDSEKTAQAIAAESHVDEVFAECLPEEKVEHLKKLKKKYTTVAMVGDGINDAPALAIANVGIAMGEGTDVALETSDIVLMKSDLTRIAEAVNLSQRMNRIIKQNVVFSISVIMLLISSNFFQVLDLPFGVIGHEGSTILVILNSLRLLKS, via the coding sequence ATGAGTTCAGAAGCAAAGTCACTTAGCAAGGGAATTCAGGAACCGAGCTTTTTAGAAAAAATCAAACCACATGCAGAACTAATTGCGGCTGGTCTAAGCGGGGTATTGATTGCAGCTGGATGGCTTCTTGATCATTACGGGCAAGGGGCCGATTCCATCGTAGCCTATCTGTTGGCATTTGTCATAGGCGGCTTCGCAAAAGCCAAAGAAGGGATCGAGGCAACCTTTGAGGATAAAGAATTAAATGTAGAAATGCTAATGATTTTTGCTGCTGTTGGATCAGCTATCATCGGCTATTGGACAGAAGGGGCCATCCTCATCTTTATTTTTGCAGTAAGTGGTGCCCTGGAGACCTACACCATGAATAAGAGCCATAAAGAAATTTCTTCTTTAATGGAGCTTCAGCCAGAAGAGGCGCTATTGATATCAAAGGGCTATGAAAAACGAGTCCCTGTATCTGAGCTAGTTGTTGGCGATCACATTTTAATCAAGCCCGGAGAGCGTGTCCCTTCTGACGGAATGATTATCAAAGGTCAAACCAATATTGATGAAGCGGCAATCACAGGTGAATCGATGCCCGTATCCAAGGGCGAACAAACAGAAGTTTTTGCCGGAACAGTAAACATGACAGGCTCAATTACTGTTGAAGTAACAAAATCAAGTAATGATACTTTGTTTCAAAAAATAATACAGCTTGTTCAATCAGCCCAAAGTGAAAAATCTCCTTCACAGCTTTTTATTGAGCGATTTGAAGGTACCTATGTAAAGGTTGTTTTACTTGTTGTTCTGGCCATGTTTTTTATTCCGCATTTTTTACTAGGCTGGAGCTGGCATGAATCGTTTTATCGAGCCATGATCCTATTGGTTGTCGCTTCGCCTTGTGCGTTGGTAGCATCTATTATGCCTGCTACCCTCTCTGCTATTTCAAATGGAGCCAAACACGGAATTTTAGTTAAAGGCGGTGTCCATCTTGAAAATCTAGGTCATTTAGGAGCGATCGCGTTTGATAAAACAGGAACACTTACTAAAGGGACACCAGAAGTAACAGAGGTCATCGTAAAAGATGGATTAGATAAAGAAAATCTGATTTGGAAGGCTGCCTCCATCGAAAGCCACTCTAATCATCCTTTGGCACAAGCGATCGTGAAATACGTGAAACCTAACATTAAGAAAGAACTGTTCCATCCAGACAGTCTTGAAGATATTCCCGGCTGGGGCGTGAAGGCAGAAATCAACGGTGAACAATGGAAGATTGGTAAGGCTGCATTTGTCGGGAAAGAAGCGGTCGACAGGTTCTCAGGCGGAAAAGCAAAAGACCTTGCAAGCCAAGGAAATACACTTGTGTTTATCGAAATTAACGGTGAGCTTAGTGCGATGATTGCCTTAAAGGACGTTGTACGTGAAGAAACGAAGATTGCAATTGACCATCTAAAGAAACAAGGTATCCGTACGGTCATGCTTACGGGGGACAGTGAAAAAACAGCTCAAGCGATTGCGGCTGAAAGTCATGTCGATGAGGTATTTGCAGAATGCCTCCCAGAGGAAAAAGTGGAACATCTTAAAAAGTTAAAAAAGAAGTATACTACAGTAGCAATGGTTGGAGATGGTATCAATGATGCCCCTGCCCTAGCCATTGCCAATGTTGGTATTGCCATGGGGGAAGGTACGGATGTGGCCCTAGAAACATCAGATATTGTGTTGATGAAAAGTGATCTGACACGAATAGCCGAAGCCGTCAATCTTTCTCAGCGGATGAACAGAATTATTAAACAAAACGTTGTGTTCTCGATTTCCGTTATCATGCTCCTGATTTCATCGAATTTTTTCCAGGTTCTCGACCTACCATTTGGTGTCATCGGTCACGAAGGAAGTACCATACTTGTTATATTGAACAGCTTAAGATTGTTAAAATCTTAG
- a CDS encoding YihY/virulence factor BrkB family protein has protein sequence MDKAANLRSSLLRLLWHRIEEDDLPGLSAQLAYFLLLSLFPLLIVLFTLLPYIPFPHEDMLGMIRDFAPAEAINLIDKNVNEIMNHRNGGLLSFGIIGTIWSASNGINAIVRAFNKAYNVKESRSFIVARGTAIFLTFGMIFVFILALIIPVFGREIGLFLFSQLGYTTEFIKLWNALSWLVSAIILFLIFTGLYWIAPNVKLKCRSAFPGAAFATVGWIISSIGLSFYVGNITNYSLTYGSIGAIIVLMIWLYISAFIIILGGEINAFYSEKNKRNC, from the coding sequence ATGGATAAAGCAGCGAATTTACGCTCATCTTTGCTACGATTACTTTGGCACAGGATTGAAGAAGACGATCTTCCTGGATTAAGTGCGCAATTGGCCTATTTTTTACTACTTTCTTTGTTTCCGCTCCTCATCGTACTATTTACACTATTGCCATACATACCGTTTCCACATGAAGATATGCTGGGGATGATCAGAGACTTTGCACCGGCAGAAGCTATCAATCTGATTGATAAAAATGTGAATGAAATCATGAACCATCGTAATGGTGGACTTTTATCCTTTGGGATTATAGGGACTATTTGGTCCGCATCGAATGGAATTAATGCAATTGTGAGAGCATTTAACAAAGCGTATAACGTTAAGGAAAGCCGTTCCTTTATCGTGGCAAGAGGAACAGCTATATTCTTAACCTTCGGGATGATTTTTGTTTTTATCCTTGCACTTATCATACCCGTATTTGGTAGAGAAATAGGTCTGTTTCTTTTTTCGCAATTAGGTTATACAACAGAATTTATTAAGCTTTGGAACGCCTTAAGCTGGCTAGTGAGTGCAATCATCCTGTTTCTCATTTTCACTGGTCTGTACTGGATTGCACCAAATGTAAAACTAAAATGCCGCAGTGCTTTTCCAGGTGCAGCTTTTGCCACTGTTGGCTGGATCATCTCTTCCATTGGCTTATCCTTTTATGTTGGAAATATTACTAACTATTCTCTAACTTATGGCAGTATTGGGGCTATTATTGTGTTAATGATTTGGTTATATATCTCTGCTTTCATTATTATTTTGGGCGGGGAAATCAATGCTTTTTATAGTGAAAAAAATAAAAGAAATTGCTAA
- a CDS encoding YtxH domain-containing protein — protein MTKKNQFWRGMLIGAIAGGAISLLDKQTRQAMTENVLKTSRKVSYIARNPGEIADKVKGTASKLKETFEQVSEDIAYITDKVDELRELTPHVTDIIKETKETFSKSEEDDLLEDVLGEEKTNK, from the coding sequence ATGACAAAGAAGAATCAATTTTGGAGGGGCATGCTGATCGGTGCAATCGCCGGTGGTGCCATCAGTTTATTAGATAAACAAACCCGTCAGGCGATGACGGAAAATGTCCTAAAAACGTCTAGAAAGGTATCCTATATTGCGAGAAACCCAGGTGAAATTGCCGATAAGGTGAAGGGAACGGCATCCAAGCTTAAGGAAACCTTTGAACAAGTGAGTGAGGATATTGCCTATATTACGGACAAAGTGGACGAGTTACGTGAACTAACACCTCACGTGACGGACATCATTAAAGAAACGAAAGAGACGTTCTCTAAGAGCGAGGAAGATGATTTATTAGAGGATGTTCTAGGAGAAGAGAAAACGAACAAATAG
- a CDS encoding DUF1128 domain-containing protein — MNLSEKSIENVEYMIEQIKEKLRVLNLGAIKPSHFDEEMYEELKEIYEMVQKKNSFSPNEMQALVEELGSLRKK; from the coding sequence ATGAATCTATCAGAAAAATCGATTGAAAACGTGGAATATATGATTGAACAAATAAAAGAAAAACTTAGGGTATTAAACCTAGGGGCTATTAAACCTTCTCACTTTGATGAAGAAATGTACGAAGAATTAAAAGAGATTTATGAAATGGTACAAAAAAAGAACTCCTTCAGTCCGAATGAAATGCAGGCTTTAGTAGAAGAATTAGGAAGTCTGCGAAAAAAATAA
- the map gene encoding type I methionyl aminopeptidase — translation MIVLKSQREIEAMKKAGEILAACHKEIAKLIKPGVTTWEIDQFVNKFLSEHKATPEQKGYKGYEYATCASINDEICHGFPRKEPLNEGDIVTIDMVVNYNGALADSAWSYAVGNISKETEHLLKVTKEALYKGIEQAVVGNRIGDIGHAIQTYVESEGLSVVRDFIGHGIGAVIHEKPDVPHYGLPGKGARIKEGMVFTIEPMVNIGQYQTKMDTNGWTARTVDGKFSAQYEHTLAVTKEGPIILTEQK, via the coding sequence ATGATTGTCCTGAAATCACAACGTGAAATTGAAGCGATGAAAAAGGCTGGAGAAATCCTTGCGGCCTGTCATAAGGAAATTGCTAAATTAATTAAGCCAGGTGTAACTACTTGGGAAATTGACCAGTTTGTTAATAAATTCTTAAGCGAACACAAGGCCACACCCGAGCAAAAGGGATATAAAGGCTATGAATATGCAACATGTGCAAGTATCAATGATGAAATTTGCCATGGCTTTCCAAGAAAAGAGCCATTAAATGAAGGAGATATTGTTACCATTGATATGGTCGTCAATTATAATGGTGCCTTAGCTGATTCTGCATGGTCTTATGCGGTAGGAAATATTTCTAAAGAAACAGAGCATTTATTAAAAGTGACAAAGGAAGCATTATATAAAGGTATTGAGCAAGCGGTTGTAGGCAATCGAATCGGTGATATTGGTCATGCGATCCAAACCTATGTGGAAAGTGAAGGTTTATCGGTTGTAAGAGACTTTATTGGTCACGGCATAGGAGCTGTGATTCATGAGAAACCGGATGTTCCTCATTATGGGCTGCCAGGAAAAGGGGCAAGAATTAAAGAGGGAATGGTCTTTACGATTGAGCCGATGGTAAATATCGGTCAATATCAAACGAAGATGGATACAAATGGCTGGACCGCCAGAACTGTAGATGGGAAATTTTCCGCACAATATGAGCACACACTTGCCGTTACTAAGGAAGGTCCTATCATCTTAACAGAGCAAAAATAA
- a CDS encoding helix-turn-helix domain-containing protein, with protein sequence MIGDRVKKFRLEKKMSLSELAEQAGVAKSYLSSLERNLQKNPSIQFLEKIAAVLNLPVEHFIHEQINKDELDSEWMNLVKEAMGSGVSKEQFRDFLEFNKWRINQNSSNE encoded by the coding sequence ATGATTGGAGACCGCGTTAAAAAATTTCGCTTAGAAAAGAAGATGTCTCTTTCCGAACTTGCAGAGCAAGCTGGTGTCGCTAAGTCTTATTTAAGCTCTCTTGAAAGAAACCTGCAAAAAAATCCATCTATACAATTTCTTGAAAAAATTGCAGCCGTATTAAATTTACCCGTTGAACATTTTATCCATGAGCAAATTAATAAGGATGAGTTAGACAGTGAATGGATGAACTTAGTTAAAGAAGCAATGGGATCTGGCGTTTCAAAAGAACAATTTCGTGACTTCTTGGAATTTAATAAGTGGAGAATAAATCAAAATAGTAGTAACGAATAA
- a CDS encoding anti-repressor SinI family protein, which yields MLITERDVDVIDQEWMALILEAKELGLSITDVREFLHQDGQKN from the coding sequence ATGTTGATTACAGAGAGAGACGTGGATGTAATTGATCAGGAATGGATGGCGCTCATATTAGAAGCAAAGGAACTTGGCTTATCTATTACAGATGTTCGGGAATTCCTTCACCAAGATGGTCAAAAGAACTAA
- a CDS encoding pseudouridine-5'-phosphate glycosidase encodes MNQEYLSFSEEVLKAKREGKPIVALESTIISHGMPYPQNVETAREVEEIIRQNGAVPATIAIINGKIKIGLSEEDLEFLATSKEIMKASRRDLPYLIAAQKHGATTVAATMICAQMGGIDVFVTGGIGGVHRGAEVTMDISADLQELAKTNVAVVCAGAKSILDLGLTLEYLETNGVPVIGYQTEILPAFYTRTSPYKVNFRVDSPEEASALMKAKWDLGLQGGIVIANPIPEPYAMDEAVINKVIEVALNEAKSKDIHGKDVTPFLLSRVKELTEGSSLEANIALVKHNAKIGALIAAVKGDK; translated from the coding sequence ATGAACCAAGAATATCTGTCCTTTTCTGAGGAAGTACTTAAAGCCAAAAGAGAAGGTAAGCCCATTGTTGCACTTGAATCGACGATTATTTCACATGGGATGCCGTACCCTCAGAATGTAGAGACTGCAAGGGAAGTAGAAGAAATTATCCGTCAGAATGGGGCTGTACCAGCAACCATTGCTATCATTAATGGGAAAATCAAGATTGGTTTATCTGAAGAGGATTTAGAATTTTTAGCCACTAGTAAGGAGATCATGAAAGCAAGCCGGCGGGACCTCCCCTACTTAATCGCAGCACAAAAACATGGAGCCACAACGGTAGCAGCGACCATGATTTGTGCACAAATGGGTGGAATTGACGTGTTTGTGACAGGTGGTATTGGCGGTGTTCACCGCGGAGCAGAAGTAACAATGGATATTTCAGCTGACTTGCAGGAATTAGCAAAAACAAATGTAGCAGTCGTTTGTGCAGGAGCAAAATCAATTCTTGATTTAGGCTTAACGTTGGAATATTTAGAAACCAACGGAGTGCCCGTCATTGGTTATCAAACAGAGATTCTGCCAGCTTTTTATACGAGAACAAGTCCATATAAAGTAAATTTCCGAGTGGATTCCCCTGAAGAAGCTTCGGCGTTAATGAAGGCTAAATGGGATTTAGGGTTACAAGGTGGGATCGTCATCGCCAATCCTATACCAGAACCCTATGCTATGGATGAAGCTGTAATCAATAAGGTTATAGAGGTTGCTTTAAACGAGGCCAAAAGTAAGGACATTCATGGTAAAGATGTCACACCTTTTCTCTTAAGCAGGGTAAAAGAGCTAACAGAAGGATCAAGTTTAGAAGCAAATATTGCACTAGTAAAACACAATGCTAAAATAGGTGCGCTTATTGCAGCAGTAAAAGGCGACAAATAA
- a CDS encoding carbohydrate kinase family protein produces MNKQEAIIFDILCIGGANVDRKIQALKQLEYGTSNPAISSMSRGGVARNIAENSGRIGLKTSLFAYVGSDPEGEWLLENTKNFVEVSPTQIIQGKSTGTYTAVIDPLGEMEIALADMAIYDEVKESIFEDIWTYIEKSKMILLDTNFPKTIIQQVITDCKNFMKPICIATVSAPKSEKLPASLEGVTWLVANHKEAEALSNLEIKSEGDFYQAAEVILKKGVEKVVITRGEKGLIYYTKAGEAGALLPPTVPIVDVTGAGDSLIAGILFGYLKGLNTEDSCKIGLSCSLITINSNETVNPKLNQKTLLETYQKYFSKGVTKR; encoded by the coding sequence ATGAACAAACAGGAAGCAATCATTTTTGATATTCTCTGTATTGGTGGAGCGAATGTAGACCGTAAAATTCAGGCGCTTAAACAGTTGGAGTATGGAACATCAAACCCAGCCATAAGCTCAATGTCACGGGGCGGAGTCGCAAGAAATATAGCAGAAAACTCAGGCCGGATAGGTCTAAAAACATCTCTGTTTGCTTATGTTGGCTCAGATCCTGAAGGAGAATGGCTACTAGAGAACACTAAAAATTTTGTGGAAGTAAGTCCTACACAAATCATACAAGGAAAATCTACCGGCACTTATACTGCCGTAATTGATCCATTAGGTGAAATGGAAATCGCACTAGCTGACATGGCTATATATGATGAAGTGAAAGAATCCATTTTTGAAGATATATGGACCTATATCGAAAAATCAAAAATGATTTTATTAGACACAAACTTTCCAAAAACAATCATTCAACAAGTAATTACTGACTGTAAAAACTTCATGAAGCCTATTTGTATTGCTACAGTTTCCGCTCCGAAATCAGAAAAGCTCCCAGCATCCCTTGAAGGTGTAACCTGGCTGGTGGCCAACCATAAAGAGGCAGAGGCGTTATCTAACCTAGAAATCAAATCAGAAGGAGACTTCTACCAAGCAGCTGAAGTCATTTTGAAAAAAGGTGTGGAGAAAGTAGTTATTACTCGAGGTGAGAAGGGATTAATTTATTATACAAAGGCTGGCGAAGCTGGGGCGTTACTACCTCCGACTGTTCCGATTGTAGATGTAACGGGGGCAGGAGACTCTCTTATTGCCGGAATTTTATTTGGCTATCTTAAGGGGCTGAATACCGAAGATTCATGTAAAATTGGTCTTTCCTGTTCATTGATTACCATAAATTCAAATGAAACGGTAAATCCCAAATTAAACCAGAAAACCTTACTTGAAACGTATCAGAAATACTTCAGTAAAGGGGTCACCAAGCGATGA
- a CDS encoding DnaJ family domain-containing protein, giving the protein MDLFHIVSEDRIKKAYQDGEFDNLPGLGKPLQLEDLSGIPEELRMAYKLLKNAGYTQEEGQLRQEMMTIEGLLKKCDDSTEKESLQKKLNEKLLRFNQLMSKRGVKTNSAIFKNYEQKVQKKIKY; this is encoded by the coding sequence ATGGATCTGTTTCACATTGTCTCAGAAGATCGCATCAAAAAAGCTTATCAAGATGGTGAATTCGACAATCTACCAGGATTGGGTAAACCATTGCAGTTAGAAGATTTATCGGGAATTCCTGAGGAGCTCCGTATGGCTTATAAATTGCTGAAAAATGCAGGATATACTCAGGAGGAAGGTCAGCTGCGGCAAGAAATGATGACAATCGAGGGATTATTGAAGAAATGTGATGACTCCACTGAGAAGGAAAGCCTCCAAAAGAAATTGAATGAAAAACTCCTTCGGTTTAACCAACTAATGTCCAAACGAGGAGTAAAGACAAATTCAGCCATTTTTAAAAATTATGAGCAAAAAGTGCAGAAGAAAATAAAATATTAA